Proteins encoded in a region of the Anopheles ziemanni chromosome 2, idAnoZiCoDA_A2_x.2, whole genome shotgun sequence genome:
- the LOC131293852 gene encoding uncharacterized protein LOC131293852 yields the protein MLLMKFDSETILAWEKHSVHFERDKYQELMKFVEDRIQILKSTKSLTIVEDSTIKVAGNARQNTSRRAITNTAAIHKSSGQPRCLLECAENHSLRMCPIFNGKDVQQRRDIVAKKRCCWNCLSNTHLAKDCKSDRSCRTCGERHHSLLHISSTISMGVNSEDETVFLETAVLHLVDDYGTRHEARALLDSGSMSNFISEAFARKLMASRSKVNVSISGIGMASQLVNGSIVATVQSKIQPFATQMEFLILNNPSADIPTTPTDVSSWRMPVDAVLADPSFYIPGRIDIVIGGDAFWEIHSGRKRSLGKGRPWLVETPFGWVVAGNTAQAAKEAPRICHVATSDTPLEAILNRFWECETLPNEATFSAEEDLCEKHYVSTTTRDAAGRYVVSLPFNSIANTILGASKEIADRRWAGMERRLNSNPQMKEAYIKFMKDYERLGHMKKLSEPVDDSVPHYLPHHAVVKETSTTTKVRVVFDASCKTTSGFSLNDTLLIGPVVQQDLLSIVMRFRAHAIAITADVEKMYRQFLHHAQDKNFLRIRYRENSAEPISTYELQTVTYGTASAPFLATRTLKQIANDHGEQYPRAVIPVLYDFYVDDLLTGADDQTDAIEIVSQVTEMLQSAGLSLKKWASNIPEVLSRIPPEDVAILPTYELRDAQCVSTLGLVWEPALDLLRFRIDLPSTAPIWTRRITMSYIAKIFDPLGLLGPAITVAKLFMQQLWLLKQDGKAWDWDVELPSQVQKEWHKFYSTLHLLREIGTMCGSTGNTLIPEGQPILKHYYTIHGRGAFRTTEDGNATEQLSLVERVPPLTRDELLQAEIHLCRLSQEDSFAEELHTAKHGKEIPKTSKLRWLSPFIDSKGLLRVGGRLHNAQIQDATKHPILLSIVATDELLLTVDSVTEPEGSLLMGGGGGGVIVGGFGGGPDGRAVEYGD from the exons ATGCTGCTGATGAAGTTCGACAGCGAGACCATTCTTGCGTGGGAGAAGCATTCCGTCCACTTCGAGCGGGACAAATATCAGGAACTGATGAAATTTGTCGAAGATCGGATCCAGATCCTCAAATCCACTAAAAGCCTTACCATTGTAGAGGATTCGACGATTAAGGTGGCCGGCAACGCACGGCAAAATACCTCACGGAGAGCCATTACAAACACCGCAGCCATTCACAAATCCTCGGGGCAACCACGGTGTTTATTGGAGTGCGCTGAAAATCACTCGCTACGCATGTGTCCAATATTCAACGGCAAGGATGTGCAGCAGCGACGCGACATCGTGGCAAAGAAGCGCTGTTGCTGGAATTGCCTAAGCAATACGCATCTAGCGAAGGACTGCAAGTCGGATCGGTCCTGTCGCACGTGTGGGGAGCGTCATCATTCACTGCTACACATTTCTTCGACGATATCGATGGGAGTGAACTCGGAAGACGAAACGGTGTTCCTTGAGACGGCGGTGCTACATCTCGTCGATGACTACGGAACAAGGCACGAGGCGAGAGCGCTTCTCGATTCCGGATCGATGTCGAACTTCATCTCGGAAGCGTTCGCTCGGAAATTAATGGCCTCTCGGTCTAAGGTCAACGTTTCCATCTCTGGCATCGGTATGGCGTCGCAGTTGGTGAACGGGTCGATTGTGGCAACCGTCCAGTCGAAGATACAACCGTTCGCGACTCAAATGGAATTCCTGATCCTGAATAACCCATCGGCGGACATCCCAACGACTCCCACTGATGTGTCTTCCTGGAGGATGCCGGTAGATGCAGTTTTGGCGGATCCATCGTTCTACATCCCAGGCAGAATTGACATCGTCATCGGGGGAGATGCGTTCTGGGAGATTCATTCCGGAAGGAAACGGTCGCTTGGCAAGGGACGTCCGTGGCTGGTCGAGACTCCCTTCGGTTGGGTCGTCGCGGGTAACACTGCCCAAGCTGCAAAGGAGGCTCCACGAATTTGCCATGTGGCTACGTCAGACACCCCACTGGAAGCGATCCTGAACCGGTTCTGGGAATGCGAAACCCTTCCCAACGAAGCAACGTTTTCGGCCGAGGAGGACCTCTGCGAGAAACATTACGTTTCTACGACGACTCGGGACGCTGCGGGAAGGTATGTGGTTAGTTTACCGTTTAACTCGATTGCCAATACAATTTTAGGAGCTTCCAAGGAGATCGCCGATCGCCGGTGGGCGGGAATGGAACGTCGGCTGAATTCCAACCCGCAAATGAAAGAGGCATACATCAAGTTTATGAAGGACTACGAGCGTTTGGGGCACATGAAGAAACTTAGCGAACCCGTTGATGATTCAGTTCCGCATTATCTGCCGCATCATGCAGTAGTAAAGGAGACCAGTACGACCACTAAGGTTAGGGTTGTCTTTGATGCATCCTGCAAGACAACTTCCGGGTTTTCACTAAACGACACTTTGCTCATCGGTCCGGTAGTACAGCAAGATCTGCTTTCGATTGTCATGCGTTTTCGGGCTCATGCGATAGCAATTACTGCAGACGTGGAGAAAATGTATCGTCAATTCCTTCATCACGCCCAAGACAAGAATTTTCTTCGCATTCGGTACAGAGAAAATTCCGCAGAACCCATAAGCACCTACGAACTACAAACGGTTACCTACGGCACGGCATCGGCACCATTCTTAGCTACACGAACTCTGAAGCAGATTGCAAACGATCATGGGGAGCAATATCCACGCGCAGTTATCCCTGTACTGTACGATTTCTACGTGGATGACCTACTAACCGGTGCTGACGATCAAACAGATGCAATCGAAATAGTGAGCCAAGTTACAGAAATGCTGCAGTCAGCTGGTTTATCGCTAAAAAAGTGGGCATCGAACATACCTGAAGTGCTCTCTCGCATTCCACCAGAAGACGTAGCGATCTTACCAACATACGAATTACGAGACGCGCAATGTGTATCCACTCTCGGGCTTGTATGGGAGCCAGCCCTCGACTTGCTTCGGTTCCGGATCGATCTTCCATCTACAGCACCAATATGGACACGAAGGATAACAATGTCTTACATTGCAAAGATATTTGATCCACTCGGATTGTTGGGACCAGCCATAACAGTAGCCAAGCTATTCATGCAACAGCTTTGGTTGCTAAAGCAAGACGGGAAAGCTTGGGACTGGGACGTTGAGCTGCCATCACAGGTCCAAAAGGAATGGCACAAGTTTTACTCTACATTACATCTTCTTCGGGAA ATTGGAACTATGTGCGGCTCGACTGGCAACACACTTATACCGGAAGGTCAGCCAATCCTTAAACATTACTATACAATCCACG GACGCGGAGCATTCAGAACCACGGAAGACGGAAATGCAACGGAACAGCTGTCACTGGTTGAGAGAGTGCCACCATTGACACGGGACGAACTACTCCAGGCTGAAATCCATTTGTGCCGGTTGTCGCAGGAGGACAGCTTTGCAGAGGAACTGCACACCGCAAAGCATGGCAAGGAAATTCCGAAAACGTCGAAGCTGAGGTGGCTATCGCCCTTTATTGACTCAAAGGGATTACTGCGAGTTGGTGGTCGGCTTCACAATGCGCAGATTCAGGACGCGACCAAACACCCGATTCTGCTCTCCA